The following coding sequences are from one uncultured Bacteroides sp. window:
- a CDS encoding MG2 domain-containing protein: protein MRILYLQLCLLVVFCNTIKAQEIDTTSIGNLFLKQISSYPHEKIYVQTDRDIYVSGEVIWFRIHLVDALFLKQANASRYVYLELINPIDKVVERVKIRPDSTGCFYGQLQLSKELEEGNYLLRGYTRFMQNQGEDYFFHKTIYVTDPLSRKISPEISFSEEKDKIQTDIRFFNKTGKTKIIPEQCLIFPNGDPSGEGEHLLFKEGVAQYSFKRGKNIQTNKFLLQATFNNIIYNRYIDIPSSTKTFDVSFFPEGGHAQFSTAMKIAFKATNENGLSEEIKGQIFDDQGNAYTTFESLHLGMGRFRMYYLPGKKYYAICTNKNNVSKRFDLPEASENSVSLKTTWHNNILRITLAKSPGHKLPPQTQLIAHIRGAVIYAQPWNDKVGYLNFEKDFFPAGIVHFLLIDESRNILSERLVFSSQSSTFAKTNIIFNKKKYNTRDKIDLTIQIMDENRIPLTGNLSLSIVDKKDADVDTTSNIISTLLLSSELKGYIESPSSYLQKNNKQSTLALDVLMMTQGWRRYNVPDILKGKITQNLQYPVESNEEVTGKAEKLFSTLKQGDISLLAIKDSVIGTFLTQPDENGRFVFKNIEYPEGTRYIVQALTPKGSKKVFIELDPPKPFPALPKLMFKTKRKTQIKSEYESEINEKHLIEDGMRIYNLAEVVVTAKRNADLKTKSPYYSINSSKVLTSKDVEKGNIISIFDLLRRIPGLTVIGDEVRHRNTAPLVVLDNVPEENFDYDRLNVNDISDVFLSPPISAMPIFGGRAAGGAVVINTKKGFVERNKINSNIQVFTPIGYQQTVEFYSPVYATQREKDSTVRDLRTTIYWNPNVQVDSSGSAKISFYSADFPTQYGIILEGISSEGHIIYSSGKEITVERGAL from the coding sequence ATGAGAATCCTGTATTTACAATTATGTTTGTTGGTGGTATTTTGTAATACTATTAAAGCTCAGGAAATAGATACAACTTCAATAGGGAATCTGTTTCTTAAGCAAATATCAAGCTATCCGCATGAAAAAATTTATGTTCAAACTGACAGAGACATATATGTGTCAGGAGAAGTCATTTGGTTTAGAATACATTTGGTCGATGCTCTTTTTCTCAAACAAGCTAATGCTAGTAGGTATGTCTATCTTGAATTAATTAATCCAATTGACAAAGTTGTTGAGAGGGTAAAGATTCGACCAGACAGTACAGGTTGCTTCTATGGGCAGCTCCAACTGAGCAAAGAATTAGAAGAGGGTAACTATTTGTTAAGAGGTTATACTCGATTTATGCAAAATCAGGGTGAAGATTACTTTTTTCATAAAACTATTTATGTCACAGACCCTTTATCCAGAAAGATTTCACCTGAAATATCTTTTTCAGAAGAAAAAGACAAAATTCAAACAGATATACGTTTTTTTAATAAAACGGGAAAAACGAAAATCATTCCTGAACAATGCCTTATTTTTCCAAATGGAGATCCTTCTGGAGAAGGTGAACATCTATTGTTTAAAGAAGGTGTAGCTCAGTATTCTTTCAAAAGAGGAAAAAACATTCAGACAAATAAATTCTTACTACAAGCTACCTTTAATAATATAATTTATAATCGTTACATTGATATTCCATCTTCAACTAAAACATTTGATGTATCCTTCTTTCCAGAAGGAGGACATGCACAATTTTCTACAGCGATGAAAATAGCTTTCAAAGCAACGAACGAAAACGGTTTGTCTGAAGAGATTAAGGGACAGATATTTGATGATCAAGGCAATGCTTATACAACTTTTGAAAGTTTGCATTTAGGAATGGGGCGCTTCAGAATGTACTATCTTCCCGGAAAAAAATATTATGCTATATGTACAAATAAAAACAATGTTTCGAAACGCTTTGATTTGCCTGAAGCCTCTGAAAATTCAGTATCATTAAAAACGACATGGCACAATAATATTTTACGAATAACACTCGCAAAATCCCCCGGTCATAAATTACCTCCACAAACTCAATTAATAGCCCATATCAGAGGGGCTGTTATTTATGCACAGCCATGGAATGATAAAGTTGGGTACCTCAATTTTGAAAAAGATTTTTTTCCAGCAGGCATCGTTCATTTTCTCCTAATAGATGAAAGCAGAAATATTTTAAGTGAGCGTCTTGTGTTTTCTTCTCAAAGCAGCACTTTTGCCAAAACCAATATAATCTTTAATAAAAAAAAGTACAATACGCGAGATAAAATAGATTTAACAATACAAATAATGGATGAAAATAGAATCCCCTTAACCGGTAATCTATCTTTATCCATCGTAGATAAAAAAGATGCAGATGTAGATACAACCTCAAATATTATTTCAACGCTATTACTGTCATCCGAACTTAAAGGATATATAGAATCTCCAAGTAGTTACTTACAAAAGAACAATAAGCAATCAACACTTGCACTTGATGTATTGATGATGACTCAAGGTTGGAGAAGATATAATGTACCTGATATTTTAAAAGGAAAAATAACTCAAAACCTTCAATACCCTGTTGAGTCTAATGAGGAAGTTACAGGAAAAGCCGAAAAACTATTCTCTACCTTAAAACAAGGAGATATTTCACTACTTGCTATAAAAGACTCGGTTATTGGAACTTTTTTAACTCAACCGGATGAAAACGGGAGATTTGTATTTAAGAATATAGAATACCCCGAAGGAACCAGATATATTGTGCAGGCATTAACCCCCAAAGGCTCAAAAAAGGTATTTATAGAACTTGACCCTCCTAAACCTTTTCCTGCATTACCTAAATTAATGTTCAAGACCAAACGAAAAACGCAAATAAAAAGCGAGTACGAATCAGAAATAAATGAAAAACATCTGATAGAAGATGGTATGAGAATATATAATTTAGCAGAAGTGGTGGTGACCGCAAAAAGAAATGCGGATTTGAAAACCAAGTCGCCATATTATTCTATCAACTCATCCAAGGTTCTAACCAGTAAAGATGTTGAAAAGGGAAATATTATATCCATATTTGATTTATTACGTAGAATACCTGGGCTTACTGTTATTGGAGATGAAGTTCGTCATCGTAATACAGCTCCTTTAGTTGTTTTAGATAATGTTCCCGAAGAGAATTTTGATTATGACAGGCTAAACGTAAATGATATTAGCGATGTTTTTTTATCTCCACCTATTTCAGCTATGCCTATATTCGGAGGGCGAGCAGCTGGTGGAGCCGTTGTGATAAATACAAAAAAAGGATTTGTTGAAAGGAATAAAATAAATAGCAATATTCAGGTTTTTACACCTATCGGTTATCAACAAACGGTGGAATTTTATTCTCCAGTATATGCAACACAGAGAGAAAAAGACAGTACTGTTCGCGATCTTCGAACCACTATTTATTGGAACCCGAATGTGCAGGTTGATAGTTCAGGTAGTGCAAAAATAAGCTTCTATTCTGCCGATTTTCCAACTCAGTATGGAATTATACTTGAGGGTATAAGTTCTGAAGGACATATTATCTATTCGTCAGGAAAAGAAATAACAGTAGAACGTGGTGCATTATAA
- a CDS encoding DUF4361 domain-containing protein gives MKKYKLLSLFMLTLCFISCDDEAPMDRALYPESVYLVGAKDKIIYRDLNLGYVQDTAYASVAISGSLPTDRDVTVEVEEYPKAILQYNDKELGSNDILFQNLPSGIYELPDPTVIVKKGKPYNTCPIYVKPATLHIDSLYMIALKLKSTSEYNLTKKDTVVLMRFNIMNQYSGLYYMDGVIKNVANSKDSVVYKSPRTLQAVLDGNSVRMYHLKNEWSKGATDYRPSYCFNITVNSDNSLSLVSWEKFKLLEGGGTYYPELKVYDLWYKFIEDGVTKKTRGFVYKERKNDDEQRIINDWMEEHRKYD, from the coding sequence ATGAAAAAATATAAATTATTATCATTGTTTATGCTGACTTTATGTTTTATAAGCTGTGATGATGAAGCACCCATGGATCGGGCGTTGTATCCTGAATCAGTTTATCTTGTTGGAGCCAAGGATAAAATTATATATAGAGATTTAAATCTTGGTTATGTACAAGATACTGCTTATGCATCAGTTGCAATAAGCGGTTCTCTTCCAACAGACAGAGATGTTACTGTTGAAGTTGAAGAATACCCAAAAGCTATTCTTCAATATAATGATAAAGAACTTGGATCAAACGATATTCTTTTTCAAAATTTGCCTAGCGGAATCTATGAACTTCCTGATCCAACAGTAATTGTAAAAAAAGGCAAGCCATACAATACTTGTCCGATATATGTAAAACCGGCTACATTACACATTGACTCACTGTATATGATTGCATTAAAATTGAAATCGACATCGGAATATAATCTGACAAAAAAAGATACAGTTGTTTTAATGAGATTTAATATAATGAATCAATATTCCGGCTTATATTATATGGATGGAGTTATTAAAAATGTTGCAAACTCAAAAGACTCTGTTGTTTATAAATCGCCAAGAACACTGCAAGCTGTCTTGGATGGAAATAGCGTGCGCATGTACCATTTAAAGAATGAATGGAGTAAGGGTGCGACAGATTACCGCCCATCCTATTGCTTCAATATTACAGTGAACTCTGATAATAGCCTATCCCTAGTTTCTTGGGAAAAGTTCAAGCTTCTTGAGGGAGGAGGCACTTACTATCCAGAGCTTAAAGTATATGATTTGTGGTATAAGTTCATCGAAGATGGAGTCACAAAGAAGACCAGAGGATTTGTATATAAAGAACGTAAAAATGATGATGAACAACGAATTATAAACGACTGGATGGAAGAACATAGAAAATATGATTAA
- a CDS encoding RagB/SusD family nutrient uptake outer membrane protein: protein MNKISNINRIKRPLSVFSIIMFFAFLTFSSCENYLDIDKYVYDQTTIDSIFLSKSRTEQYINGAAALLFDESLLTGSDWGGRVTLPSGSGADEAIIPFMLNGNTILYDQITESNTRINPWSTCYKGIRKANIILANIHKNQEITEMESRDFRGRAYFLRAYFYFYLVRLYGPVPILPDVAFDTDVDVAKASFERSPYDQCVEKICADFEEASALLPLERIEAEQYMPTKGAALAFKARMQLYAASPLFNGNSYYSDWKNSEGIPFISQVEDKTKWAKAAATFKRIINLNTYKLQTVAKMVNDKGTGTLPLPITVPSANFPDGAGDIDPYKSYKSLFDGTYQAFSIKEYIYYARRSDSDDRLYFPNAIGGNATFSVTQDMIDSYRMADGRNYSEATEAEKSYEAVGTSRTFALEYLLSVNRAHRDDNREPRYYATIGFNYCIWPGTSFRGTENLKNREVTYYADGNANNPSDNNHRNRTGYTCRKYIHQEDIGHWNSTKKSKIWPLARYAEVLLGYAEALNEMEGSYTDESGVSVTKDVNEITKYFNQVRYRAGQPGITTADASNYTKMKEIVKHEWQIEFAFESRRYWDLRRWKDAYDAYNKPIIGLDVSAKTTQRAQFYTTRVWNTEACMKRMFSNKMYFWPIDRNVLQKNGKLVQNPGW, encoded by the coding sequence ATGAATAAAATATCCAATATTAATAGAATCAAGAGACCTTTATCTGTCTTTTCGATTATAATGTTTTTCGCATTTCTTACCTTTAGTTCATGTGAAAATTACTTAGATATTGACAAGTATGTGTATGATCAGACAACGATTGATTCTATCTTCTTATCAAAATCAAGAACAGAACAATACATCAATGGAGCTGCCGCTTTATTATTTGACGAATCTCTTCTTACTGGAAGTGACTGGGGTGGTAGAGTAACATTGCCTAGTGGTTCTGGTGCTGATGAAGCTATTATTCCATTTATGCTTAATGGAAATACGATATTATACGATCAGATAACAGAGAGCAATACAAGGATAAATCCATGGTCAACATGCTATAAGGGAATTCGTAAGGCAAATATTATACTTGCTAATATTCATAAAAATCAAGAGATTACAGAAATGGAATCGCGGGATTTCAGAGGTAGAGCTTATTTTCTTAGAGCATATTTCTATTTCTATCTTGTGCGTTTATATGGACCAGTACCAATCCTCCCTGATGTAGCGTTTGATACGGATGTAGATGTTGCCAAGGCCTCATTTGAACGCTCACCGTATGATCAGTGTGTCGAGAAAATTTGCGCAGACTTTGAAGAAGCATCTGCTCTACTCCCTCTCGAAAGAATTGAAGCAGAACAATATATGCCAACAAAAGGAGCAGCACTGGCTTTTAAGGCACGTATGCAACTATATGCAGCAAGTCCATTATTTAATGGAAACTCTTACTATTCTGATTGGAAAAACTCCGAAGGAATTCCTTTCATTTCTCAAGTTGAAGATAAAACGAAATGGGCAAAAGCCGCCGCTACATTCAAGCGGATTATTAATCTAAACACGTATAAACTTCAAACAGTAGCAAAAATGGTTAACGATAAAGGTACCGGAACATTACCTTTACCTATCACAGTGCCTAGTGCTAACTTCCCTGATGGAGCTGGTGATATTGATCCGTATAAATCTTATAAATCTCTTTTTGACGGTACTTACCAAGCCTTCAGCATTAAAGAATACATCTATTATGCTAGGCGAAGCGACAGTGATGACCGGCTTTATTTTCCTAATGCTATTGGAGGAAATGCTACATTTAGTGTAACGCAAGATATGATAGATTCTTATCGTATGGCTGATGGTAGAAACTATAGTGAAGCTACCGAAGCAGAGAAGTCTTATGAAGCAGTAGGAACTAGCAGAACTTTCGCATTAGAGTATCTGCTTTCTGTAAATAGAGCTCATAGAGATGACAACCGCGAGCCTCGTTATTACGCTACAATAGGATTTAACTACTGTATTTGGCCAGGTACATCTTTCAGAGGTACAGAAAATTTAAAAAATCGTGAAGTAACTTATTATGCGGATGGTAACGCTAACAATCCAAGCGACAATAATCACAGAAACAGAACTGGATATACTTGTCGCAAATATATACACCAAGAGGATATTGGCCATTGGAATTCTACTAAGAAATCTAAGATATGGCCTTTAGCACGCTATGCTGAAGTTTTATTGGGATATGCAGAAGCACTGAATGAGATGGAAGGATCATACACTGATGAATCGGGAGTTAGCGTAACAAAGGATGTAAACGAGATAACTAAGTACTTTAACCAAGTACGTTATAGAGCAGGGCAACCTGGTATAACAACGGCCGATGCTTCCAATTACACTAAAATGAAGGAAATAGTAAAACATGAATGGCAAATTGAATTTGCGTTTGAATCACGTCGATATTGGGATTTACGTCGTTGGAAAGATGCATACGATGCATACAACAAACCCATAATCGGCTTGGATGTAAGTGCAAAAACGACGCAACGTGCACAGTTCTACACAACAAGAGTTTGGAATACAGAAGCATGTATGAAACGGATGTTTTCTAATAAAATGTACTTCTGGCCCATTGACAGAAATGTGTTGCAGAAAAATGGTAAACTGGTCCAAAATCCAGGTTGGTAA
- a CDS encoding TonB-dependent receptor, giving the protein MKIKYLILQFILFIASTNTLYAQSSLVAGGSVMDEKGEALIGVSVAIKESPSNGTITDTDGHFKLSGIKSKQTLVFSYVGFESQEIIMKSTNERMRIVLKEDVNMMDEVIITSSGKIQKKINVTGAITSVDMRELKVPATSISNMLGGRVPGIISVNRSGEPGKDFSEFWIRGISTFGAGSSALVLIDGIEGNLNTLDSEDIESFSILKDASSTAVYGVRGANGVVLVTTKKGKAGKLDIRVKINKGISYSPRMPKYVSASDYATLANEASVTRGGIPIYSDVDLALFSNHLDPDLHPDVNWRDVILKDYTWNQQYFLNASGGGKVARYYISLGYLNKEAIFKQDKGLNRYDTNVNYNKFNFRANVDVNLTPTTTLSLNEESVITTQNYPGYGDNTDALWEAQSYLTPVTVPILYSTGEAPGYGNNQNNISPYVLLNMTGYRKSYNNNNKITMRLTQKLDMLTEGLSIMALVNLDSSSWMWQRREKSPAIYYADGRKRDGSLNLVKKIESIESYYSNSTQSDRKYYYEGRINYEHVFNKLHRVGGLINAYWSDYESSKYKTGLTAIPKRYNSYSSRLSYSYADTYMAEFNVGYTGSEAFEQGKKFGWFPAVSLGWAPSQYEIIQKALPFLDYFKIRASYGIVGNDRLTWDDSVRFPYLTLIGYSSSGQWNNGEGITETQVGSSNLRWEKATKYNFGIDVRLWGERFDATVDIFKDVRSGIYQQRQSVPEEMGLVTLPWANVGKMKSWGIDGHLSYTQVLDPIDRSKYITLRANYTQSRNEILEYEEDIKKYPYQSAVGYQSGINRGFVSLGLFKDEHDIQNSPKQEFGSYLPGDIKYKDVNGDGVVNYDDNIPLEYSSTPQIQYGFGTEFNWKNLNVSVLLEGVSRVKYFRGGNMYNPFSGRESGNVITDYADPHNRWISAEISGNPATENPNAKYPRLKYGGSWNNSVSSTFWLQDGSYLRLKNVQISYTSKMKLLQKLGLRSAVISLIGENLAVWSKEKMLDPSQAMYNGTKYPIQRVYTVQLNLSF; this is encoded by the coding sequence ATGAAGATAAAATATTTAATATTGCAATTCATTCTATTTATAGCATCCACAAATACTCTATATGCACAATCAAGCTTAGTGGCTGGTGGCTCTGTTATGGATGAGAAAGGGGAAGCATTGATTGGTGTTTCTGTGGCTATAAAAGAAAGTCCTAGTAACGGAACAATAACAGATACTGATGGACATTTTAAACTTAGCGGAATAAAATCTAAACAAACGTTGGTTTTTTCATATGTTGGCTTCGAAAGTCAGGAGATTATCATGAAGAGCACAAACGAACGTATGCGTATTGTTTTGAAAGAAGACGTTAATATGATGGATGAAGTCATTATCACAAGTTCTGGAAAAATTCAGAAAAAAATTAATGTGACAGGAGCTATTACTTCTGTTGATATGCGAGAACTTAAAGTTCCTGCAACTTCAATAAGTAATATGCTTGGTGGGCGTGTTCCCGGGATTATATCTGTAAATCGCAGTGGTGAACCGGGAAAAGACTTTTCAGAGTTCTGGATTCGTGGTATTAGCACGTTTGGAGCTGGGTCATCTGCCTTAGTTTTGATTGATGGAATAGAAGGAAACCTTAACACGCTTGATTCAGAAGATATTGAAAGCTTTTCCATCCTCAAGGATGCTTCTTCTACAGCCGTATATGGCGTAAGGGGAGCAAATGGAGTCGTACTTGTGACAACTAAAAAAGGTAAAGCTGGGAAATTAGATATCAGGGTCAAAATAAATAAAGGAATCTCTTACTCTCCGCGTATGCCGAAATATGTTTCCGCTAGCGACTATGCTACATTGGCTAACGAAGCTTCTGTGACAAGAGGAGGCATTCCAATTTACTCAGATGTTGACTTGGCTCTATTTTCTAATCATCTTGATCCTGACCTTCATCCGGATGTAAATTGGAGAGATGTTATTTTAAAAGATTATACATGGAACCAACAATACTTTCTAAATGCTTCTGGAGGTGGTAAAGTTGCTCGGTATTATATCAGTCTAGGTTATCTAAATAAAGAAGCCATATTTAAGCAAGATAAGGGCTTAAACAGATATGATACAAATGTAAATTATAACAAATTCAATTTTCGTGCAAATGTTGATGTGAATCTGACTCCAACGACAACTCTGTCTTTAAATGAGGAGAGCGTGATTACTACTCAGAATTATCCCGGTTATGGAGATAATACAGATGCCCTATGGGAGGCTCAATCCTATTTGACTCCTGTCACCGTGCCTATACTTTATTCAACCGGAGAAGCTCCAGGATATGGTAACAATCAGAATAATATTAGTCCTTATGTGCTACTTAATATGACCGGATATCGTAAAAGTTATAATAATAATAACAAGATAACGATGCGACTTACTCAAAAGTTGGATATGCTTACAGAAGGTCTTTCTATAATGGCATTGGTAAATTTAGATAGTAGTAGCTGGATGTGGCAGCGAAGAGAAAAATCTCCTGCAATTTATTATGCGGATGGCAGAAAGAGAGATGGGTCGTTGAATTTAGTAAAGAAAATAGAATCCATCGAATCTTATTATTCGAATAGTACTCAATCAGATCGTAAATATTACTATGAAGGTCGAATCAACTACGAGCATGTATTTAATAAACTGCATCGCGTTGGCGGATTGATTAATGCTTATTGGAGCGACTACGAATCTTCTAAATACAAAACAGGGTTAACTGCCATTCCAAAACGCTATAACAGTTATTCAAGTCGTTTATCATACTCGTATGCAGATACATATATGGCAGAATTTAACGTAGGATATACTGGTTCTGAGGCCTTTGAACAAGGAAAGAAATTTGGATGGTTTCCGGCTGTTTCTCTTGGTTGGGCTCCATCCCAATATGAAATTATACAAAAAGCTTTGCCTTTCCTTGATTATTTTAAAATTAGGGCTTCATACGGAATTGTTGGTAATGATCGCTTGACTTGGGATGACTCTGTACGTTTTCCATACCTCACGCTGATCGGTTATTCGAGTTCAGGACAATGGAATAATGGCGAAGGAATCACAGAAACTCAAGTGGGATCAAGTAACTTGAGATGGGAAAAAGCAACTAAATATAACTTTGGTATTGATGTACGTCTTTGGGGTGAACGTTTTGATGCAACTGTAGATATTTTTAAGGATGTGCGTTCAGGAATATACCAACAACGCCAAAGTGTTCCTGAAGAAATGGGATTGGTAACGTTGCCTTGGGCTAATGTTGGTAAAATGAAAAGTTGGGGTATTGATGGACACCTATCTTATACTCAAGTTCTTGATCCTATAGACAGGAGTAAATATATTACTTTGCGGGCAAATTACACACAGTCGCGCAATGAAATCCTGGAGTATGAAGAGGATATAAAGAAATATCCATACCAATCTGCAGTGGGGTATCAAAGCGGAATCAATAGAGGGTTTGTTTCCTTAGGCTTATTTAAGGATGAGCATGATATTCAGAATAGCCCTAAGCAAGAATTTGGGAGTTATTTGCCTGGTGACATAAAATATAAAGATGTCAATGGAGACGGTGTTGTTAACTATGACGACAATATTCCATTAGAATATTCATCGACTCCTCAAATACAATATGGTTTCGGAACTGAATTTAATTGGAAAAATTTGAATGTTAGTGTCCTTCTTGAAGGAGTAAGCAGGGTTAAATATTTTAGAGGTGGAAATATGTATAATCCTTTTTCTGGACGGGAAAGCGGTAATGTGATTACAGATTATGCTGATCCTCATAATCGCTGGATATCGGCAGAAATATCAGGAAATCCAGCTACAGAAAATCCTAATGCAAAATACCCAAGACTCAAGTATGGAGGTAGCTGGAATAATAGTGTAAGCTCTACATTCTGGCTTCAAGATGGTAGTTATTTGAGATTAAAAAATGTACAAATTTCATATACTTCAAAAATGAAATTGTTACAGAAATTAGGTCTTCGGAGTGCCGTTATCAGTTTGATAGGAGAAAATCTAGCCGTATGGTCTAAAGAAAAAATGTTGGATCCTAGTCAAGCTATGTATAATGGGACCAAATATCCTATTCAGCGTGTTTACACCGTGCAACTAAATCTCTCATTTTAA